The Coccidioides posadasii str. Silveira chromosome 5, complete sequence genome has a segment encoding these proteins:
- a CDS encoding uncharacterized protein (CAZy:AA4~antiSMASH:Cluster_5.1~SMCOG1261:hypothetical protein~EggNog:ENOG410PKBX~COG:C): MAAYSPLSPFSLALNEKENGMANEVLSTWQTTASRTPTLDILPPGVDAETWTGMLEEFKRILGDKGVLSGHEHRIRYIDPYAEKSDEQEKRGSSATLFPVTVEHIQAILKICNEHKIPLWTVSRGKNLGYGGPAARVKGSIILDLQRMRKVIEVNDRYSYYTVEPGVTFFDIYRAIHAQKKNIWCSVPALGWGSVVGNALDRGWGYTPAGDHSNQICGIEVVLADGTIVRTGAGAIDNSPCWPLFRGGYGPTYESMFSQSNFGIVTKLTLWASPSPEGFMACRVDVESEDDLLPLIDGFRDLLLHDVIQNHPLIGNLPREMVKRGQRKDFYDGKDAIPDARLKEIQKQFSIGFWSARFGLYGPKEMVEFNYKRCQEVFDKLPGARLTGKAYYPPDGRKALSPEDIPLAERTVETGTPSLMALKAVEYRGKDGGHISFSPVLPPEGRCALSFYRDAKPLCARYGFDYFGGLHLYPRHLTMINMIYFDRTSDTERANASKLFVELVHLARKHGYSEYRAHIDYMDLVAEQYDFNGCSLRDLNERIKDALDPNGILSPGKQGIWPARYRQRKEEVSDMEKAVETLQLAN, translated from the exons ATGGCGGCATATTCCCCTCTATCTCCGTTCTCTCTAGCCCtcaatgaaaaagaaaatggaatGGCCAATGAAGTCCTCTCGACATGGCAAACAACCGCCTCACGCACTCCAACCCTCGATATCCTCCCTCCGGGTGTCGATGCGGAGACATGGACCGGCATGCTCGAGGAGTTCAAAAGAATCTTAGGGGATAAAGGTGTATTGAGCGGGCACGAGCATCGCATCCGCTATATCGATCCCTACGCAGAGAAATCCGATGAGCAGGAGAAGCGTGGAAGCTCAGCCACGCTGTTTCCCGTCACCGTCGAGCATATCCAAGCTATTCTAAAGATCTGCAATGAGCACAAGATCCCGCTGTGGACCGTATCGCGAGGAAAGAATTTGGGCTATGGTGGGCCAGCCGCAAGAGTGAAG GGCTCCATAATTCTTGACCTTCAGCGCATGCGCAAAGTAATCGAAGTAAACGACCGGTACTCTTACTACACCGTTGAACCTGGCGTAACTTTCTTCGACATCTACCGCGCCATTCACGCGCAAAAGAAAAACATATGGTGCTCCGTACCTGCGCTGGGTTGGGGATCCGTCGTCGGCAATGCGCTTGATCGAGGTTGGGGATATACGCCTGCTGGTGACCACTCCAATCAAATCTGCGGTATCGAAGTAGTGCTCGCAGACGGCACAATTGTACGGACTGGCGCAGGAGCAATTGATAATTCCCCTTGCTGGCCGCTCTTCCGTGGTGGGTATGGGCCGACGTACGAAAGCATGTTCAGCCAGAGCAACTTTGGCATCGTGACCAAGCTTACTCTCTGGGCGTCACCTAGCCCAGAGGGCTTCATGGCGTGTCGTGTGGACGTGGAGAGTGAGGACGATCTGTTACCATTGATAGATGGATTCCGTGATCTCCTGCTCCACGATGTGATTCAGAACCACCCGTTGATCGGGAACTTGCCACGAGAAATGGTCAAGCGCGGGCAGCGCAAGGACTTTTACGACGGCAAAGACGCGATTCCAGATGCAAGGCTAAAGGAGATTCAGAAGCAGTTTAGTATCGGGTTTTGGTCCGCGAGGTTCGGGCTGTATGGTCCGAAGGAGATGGTTGAGTTCAATTATAAGAGGTGCCAGGAGGTATTTGACAAGCTTCCCGGTGCAAGACTCACAGGCAAGGCATACTATCCTCCCGACGGAAGAAAGGCGTTAAGTCCAGAAGATATACCACTTGCTGAACGAACCGTTGAGACTGGCACTCCGAGTCTCATGGCTCTTAAAGCCGTAGAATATCGCGGCAAGGATGG CGGGCATATCTCCTTTTCTCCCGTTCTTCCTCCTGAAGGTAGATGCGCCCTGTCCTTCTACCGTGACGCAAAACCGCTCTGCGCCCGCTACGGCTTCGACTACTTCGGCGGTCTACACCTCTATCCACGACATCTGACCATGATAAATATGATCTACTTTGACCGCACTTCTGACACGGAGCGGGCCAACGCCAGCAAACTCTTTGTCGAGCTCGTACACCTTGCACGAAAACATGGATATAGCGAGTATAGAGCGCATATCGACTACATGGATCTTGTTGCTGAGCAGTACGATTTCAACGGGTGCAGCTTACGGGACTTGAATGAGCGAATTAAAGATGCGCTGGATCCGAATGGCATCCTGAGCCCGGGCAAGCAAGGCATCTGGCCGGCCCGGTATCGGCAGCGGAAGGAAGAAGTGAGCGACATGGAGAAGGCCGTGGAGACTTTACAGCTGGCGAATTGA
- a CDS encoding uncharacterized protein (antiSMASH:Cluster_5.1~SMCOG1169:sugar transport protein~EggNog:ENOG410PMAK~COG:G~TransMembrane:12 (i26-44o80-100i107-124o130-153i165-184o196-218i288-312o324-344i351-370o382-405i417-442o454-472i)): MSSDAPDGEQQAVGEGRRDTSLKANWRIFAITLYMGISLFEYGFDKGAIAGFQAMPGFLQVFGYQTESGKWDIHAGPQQMISSFMILGSVIGSISTGFIGAHICRRYSLMFGSLIVIVCIAIMAETTSMGALYFSRLLIGVGNGLLLNFTILYLQECTPPRFRGLCLSMVTCWIAIGTTIGMVINHRTNHIMSRKAYQIPLYVCYPAPIILILTLPFLPESPRWLLHHGKTEEALRSLRFFRKGAYDEVAVQQEFEEMKAIARREAEARKDWRLFFELFKGHNLRRTIIAVGVGTANAGVGAMFILAFGTYFFRVANVGDPFKWIIVTNCVGLAGLFTTWCIVTHIGRRRIIVAGCAICTIAMLLMAAVYTSPSVSKDGAGIALVIIVSIYVFGFNFGLEPYVYLVAGELPAQNLRGYTMGLSTATSFTFAWLSAFTTPYFINPGELNWGPKYGYIWFVSGLIVTAFVWYYLPEVRGRTLEEIDEMFRNNVPTRDFPKYVCVESQEAKERGLMNVFGEVKPDAEHVESASKN; this comes from the exons ATGTCTTCCGACGCCCCTGATGGGGAGCAGCAGGCCGTAGGTGAAGGCCGTCGTGACACCAGCCTCAAAGCCAACTGGCGCATCTTCGCCATCACGCTGTACATGGGAATTTCTCTCTTTGAGTATGGCTTTGACAAGGGCGCCATCGCAGGTTTTCAAGCCATGCCCGGCTTCCTTCAGGTGTTTGGCTACCAAACTGAGTCGGGAAAATGGGATATCCAC GCGGGTCCTCAGCAGATGATCTCCTCGTTCATGATCCTGGGCAGCGTCATTGGTTCTATCAGCACGGGCTTCATCGGCGCGCATATTTGCCGTCGCTACTCGCTCATGTTCGGCTCGCTTATTGTCATTGTCTGCATCGCCATCATGGCTGAGACCACCTCCATGGGAGCTCTCTATTTTTCCAGACTTTTAATCGGAGTGGGTAACGGCTTGCTGCTCAATTTTACGATCCTGTATCTACAGGAGTGCACGCCACCCCGCTTCCGTGGTCTCTGTCTTAGTATGGTGACCTGCTGGATTGCCATCGGAACGACTATTGGCATG GTGATTAACCACAGAACCAACCACATCATGAGCCGCAAAGCCTATCAGATTCCTCTCTATGTTTGCTACCCTGCGCCCATAATCCTCATTCTTACGCTGCCCTTTCTCCCCGAATCACCCCGCTGGCTGCTGCACCACGGCAAGACCGAGGAGGCGCTTCGCAGCTTGCGTTTCTTCCGCAAGGGGGCCTACGATGAGGTCGCGGTCCAGCAGGAATTCGAGGAGATGAAGGCGATTGCGAGACGCGAGGCCGAGGCCCGGAAGGACTGGCGTTTGTTCTTCGAGCTGTTCAAGGGTCATAATCTGCGGAGAACAATTATCGCTGTTGGTGTTGGCACTGCAAACGCTGGTGTGGGCGCAATGTTTATCCTTGCATTTGGAACGTACTTTTTCCGGGTG GCTAATGTCGGTGACCCATTCAAATGGATCATCGTGACCAACTGTGTTGGCCTCGCTGGTCTCTTCACCACTTGGTGCATTGTAACCCACATCGGTCGCCGGCGCATTATCGTCGCAGGCTGCGCAATTTGCACAATCGCTATGCTCCTCATGGCTGCCGTGTACACTTCCCCAAGCGTCTCCAAGGATGGCGCGGGTATCGCACTGGTCATAATCGTGTCCATTTACGTCTTTGGCTTCAATTTCGGCCTTGAACCTTACGTGTACCTCGTTGCTGGCGAGCTCCCCGCGCAAAACCTCCGCGGTTATACTATGGGCTTGTCGACTGCCACAAGCTTTACGTTTGCATGGTTGAGCGCCTTTACCACGCCCTACTTCATCAATCCCGGAGAACTGAACTGGGGTCCCAAGTACGGATATATCTGGTTCGTTAGCGGGCTCATCGTCACCGCGTTCGTGTGGTATTATCTACCTGAGGTGAGAGGCCGCACTCTCGAGGAGATCGATGAGATGTTCAGGAACAATGTGCCTACGAGGGATTTCCCCAAGTATGTGTGCGTGGAAAGCCAGGAGGCAAAGGAACGCGGCCTGATGAACGTTTTCGGAGAGGTCAAGCCCGACGCAGAGCACGTTGAGTCTGCTTCGAAGAACTag
- a CDS encoding uncharacterized protein (antiSMASH:Cluster_5.1~SMCOG1034:cytochrome P450~EggNog:ENOG410PHH6~COG:Q~TransMembrane:4 (i21-44o50-69i81-99o105-132i)) — protein MVPLARYSHHRDEMAAEELRRGPGVAILGILPGGATALLSITPINMDCTFMTPCAVAGGVGVLSHLLYFIRGEHHKYAHRWITRIFAGITVLAVSVLRVTEYQFLRTLILTILLSTSYFVGLYGSIGIYRIFFHPLRKFKGPFWARASNLYHMCMIRKSDNYLVMKKLHKQYGPIIRTGPANLSINDPAAIPIVLSDRAKCFKGPWYDRSLPLVNLHTVRDKKVHDARRKVFSKAFTPTALREYEERVMVHCEEFVRQMNRLSGKPFDASEWFKYFAFDVMGDLGLGKEFHMMTTETNRWIPTLLETSMKHVGPTSPVPWMAPILHKMPWAGKGARAWLEFVGSQVKQRTQKKSDKRDILSHLIDAYDQTEKKDIDYQWLRGDTRLTIVGGSDTTAATLTFLFYHLAKDPSQVEKLRAELEPLLNGKPQLDPKDVSKAQHLNGVIQETLRLHPAIPSGFPRVTPPEGVTISGTYIPGGTTIVIPLYTMQRDEANYANAEEFIPERWYSKPELIKNRDAFLTWNIGTNGCIGRALALTEMRNLITYFIRNFSTVRFAPGEDGTKLVTETKDHFTVGVKPLHLIFE, from the exons ATGGTACCGCTCGCCAGATACAGCCACCATCGCGACGAGATGGCCGCGGAGGAGCTCCGCCGCGGCCCCGGTGTCGCTATCTTGGG CATCCTTCCGGGTGGCGCCACGGCGTTGCTATCGATCACTCCTATCAACATGGACTGTACCTTCATGACACCCTGTGCTGTCGCAGGAGGTGTTGGCGTCCTCAGCCATCTCCTGTACTTCATCCGCGGTGAACATCACAAGTATGCGCATCGATGGATCACCCGGATCTTCGCAGGCATTACTGTCCTGGCCGTCTCCGTCCTACGAGTGACTGAGTACCAGTTTTTACGTACACTCATTCTCACAATTCTTCTCTCGACTTCGTACTTTGTGGGACTCTATGGCAGCATTGGGATCTATCGGATATTCTTCCATCCGTTGCGGAAGTTCAAGGGGCCGTTTTGGGCCAGGGCGTCCAACTTGTACCATATGTGCATGATTCGAAAGTCGGATAACTACCTTGTTATGAAGAAGTTGCACAAGCAGTATGGCCCAATCATTCGGACTG GCCCTGCTAATTTGTCCATCAATGATCCGGCTGCTATCCCTATCGTTCTAAGCGACAGGGCTAAATGTTTCAAGGGCCCGTGGTATGATCGATCTCTGCCGCTTGTGAATTTACATACGGTGCGTGACAAGAAAGTTCATGATGCCCGGAGAAAGGTGTTCAGTAAGGCGTTTACTCCGACGGCTCTGCGCGAGTATGAAGAACGAGTGATGGTGCATTGCGAGGAGTTTGTGAGGCAGATGAATCGTCTGAGCGGGAAACCGTTTGACGCGTCTGAGTGGTTCAAATATTTTG CGTTTGACGTGATGGGTGATTTGGGTCTTGGAAAAGAATTTCACATGATGACTACGGAGACGAATCGATGGATTCCCACTCTCCTAGAAACCAGCATGAAACATGTCGGGCCCACGAGCCCTGTCCCTTGGATGGCGCCCATTTTGCACAAGATGCCATGGGCTGGAAAGGGTGCGCGGGCTTGGTTGGAGTTTGTCGGGTCACAGGTCAAGCAACGCACTCAAAAGAAGTCGGATAAGCGAGAT ATTCTGTCCCATCTAATAGATGCCTACGACCAGACTGAGAAGAAGGATATTGACTATCAGTGGCTGCGTGGTGATACCAGGCTGACCATCGTTGGGGGTTCCGATACAACGGCGGCAACGCTCACCTTTCTCTTCTATCACTTGGCAAAGGATCCGTCACAGGTCGAAAAGTTGCGAGCTGAGTTAGAGCCATTGCTCAATGGAAAACCTCAACTCGACCCCAAAGACGTATCCAAGGCGCAACATCTCAACGGGGTAATCCAGGAAACTTTGCGCCTTCATCCTGCTATTCCGTCTGGATTTCCGCGGGTTACTCCCCCAGAGGGTGTTACGATTAGCGGGACTTATATCCCAGGAGGAACCACGATCGTTATCCCGTTATATACCATGCAACGTGACGAAGCTAACTACGCGAATGCCGAGGAGTTCATTCCAGAGCGGTGGTACTCGAAGCCGGAACTTATTAAGAATAGAGATGCTTTCTTGACGTGGAATATTG GCACAAACGGGTGTATCGGCCGAGCACTGGCTCTTACGGAGATGCGGAATCTGATCACTTACTTCATTCGCAACTTCTCGACGGTCAGGTTTGCGCCGGGCGAGGACGGGACGAAATTGGTGACTGAGACGAAGGACCATTTTACTGTGGGCGTGAAGCCATTGCATTTGATTTTCGAGTAG
- a CDS encoding uncharacterized protein (antiSMASH:Cluster_5.1~EggNog:ENOG410PMT6~COG:K) has protein sequence MDSAGTPTAQKRPREKNAAEQQPRKRARQSCETCKARKTKCVGVENGTCQYCAQLGVPCEVNLKNRKRPFYRVSEEVYESSITLLRRFVSEEELPELTVEGIQSILAKLSDANGIGNGNARPTSPRLQQQQDQQQPQNGHANKRMDDADGLPEEVMEPDEHPVLQEERGCMLLDSLGKYRYVGADSSIRWNHAARVAQQTFIDSDPKVIPPLKTGLLPPTTPESPMSTRRGEIYLPPRQLCMRYVGYFFEEVHCLYWFYSPEQFYSLLDQTLEDRGTRASSSWLCSLYSIFAIGSMVPSNQIIHSGSAVEHAGKQAPDYLTLAKELSAGAADEADIESVKAFGLLSLAMHAMCYSVGAYLHLGTAVRIGFSLGLHRDISPRTRDSVERERGRRLWWTIYTLDHEMAIRFGYPCAIGEDAGFVKTPPASEQIMDPGPNMPLGYQALSSSLVRLRKRISYTCFIEPAQVGGRLPISRVTESLNDLKSWLDNAPPYLHWDSSHPPQHRRPVLVLHLRYWSSVISVTRPFLLFTVSRPSTIVVPAKRACYEELSGKCIEAAELSVQILKRMVDDRGLSSRILFDCHCIGEVMWILILAVQKLGRPEHQDMLRFCLETVTSMERIGWCEKISPELEARIHESGALEPLVHLQIQTNQHQQQKYPDGIEGRVIFPPESGPSYVDGTADFNFDASQFDVFETLDLDTRSGLMDIFADATLSASHLVFDIEQREI, from the exons ATGGATTCGGCCGGAACACCGACGGCACAGAAACGCCCGCGCGAGAAGAACGCCGCGGAGCAGCAGCCGCGGAAAAGGGCGCGTCAAAGCTGCGAGACTTGTAAGGCGAGGAAGACGAAG TGTGTCGGCGTTG AGAATGGTACATGCCAGTATTGCGCACAGCTCGGTGTACCTTGTGAAGTCAATCTCAAAAACAGAAAGCGTCCATTTTACCGCGTGTCGGAGGAGGTCTATGAGTCTTCCATCACGCTGCTCCGTCGCTTCGTgtctgaagaagagctgcCGGAGCTTACGGTTGAGGGCATCCAAAGCATTCTTGCTAAACTAAGTGATGCCAATGGAATCGGCAACGGCAACGCTCGCCCCACGAGTCCAAGGCTACAACAACAGCAGGATCAGCAGCAGCCACAAAATGGCCATGCTAACAAAAGAATGGACGACGCAGATGGACTGCCAGAGGAAGTCATGGAACCGGACGAACATCCCGTCCTGCAAGAAGAGCGAGGTTGCATGCTTCTGGACTCGTTGGGAAAATACCGCTATGTCGGCGCAGATTCGTCGATTCGCTGGAATCATGCTGCGCGTGTAGCACAGCAGACCTTTATCGATTCAGACCCAAAAGTCATTCCACCGTTGAAAACAGGCTTGCTCCCGCCAACGACCCCGGAAAGCCCCATGAGTACACGGCGAGGGGAGATATACTTGCCTCCTCGCCAGCTGTGTATGCGCTATGTGGGATATTTCTTTGAAGAGGTACATTGTTTATACTGGTTTTACTCCCCTGAGCAGTTTTACAGCCTCCTTGACCAAACCCTCGAAGATCGGGGGACGAGAGCGAGCTCATCTTGGCTTTGTTCGCTATATTCAATTTTTGCGATAGGAAGTATGGTTCCGAGTAATCAAATAATACACTCGGGAAGTGCTGTGGAACATGCTGGTAAACAGGCGCCAGATTACTTGACTTTGGCAAAAGAACTCTCGGCTGGAGCTGCGGATGAGGCAGATATTGAAAGTGTGAAAGCTTTTGGGTTGCTG AGTCTGGCCATGCATGCAATGTGTTATAGCGTGGGGGCTTATCTACACCTCGGAACGGCGGTGAGGATTGGATTCTCACTTGGCCTACACAGAGACATTTCGCCCCGAACTAGAGACTCAGTTGAACGAGAAAGAGGCAGACGTCTATGGTGGACGATATATACGCTTGACCATGAGATGGCTATCCGCTTCGGTTACCCATGTGCTATTGGCGAGGATGCCGGATTTGTGAAAACGCCGCCGGCATCTGAGCAG ATCATGGACCCAGGGCCGAACATGCCACTGGGGTACCAAGCACTATCATCCTCCCTTGTTCGGCTTAGGAAGAGGATTAGCTATACCTGCTTTATCGAACCTGCACAAGTTGGTGGCCGATTGCCAATAAGTCGAGTCACAGAGAGCTTGAATGATCTGAAATCCTGGCTGGACAACGCGCCTCCATACCTCCACTGGGACTCCTCCCATCCGCCTCAGCATCGCCGACCGGTATTGGTCCTGCACTTGCGGTATTGGAGCTCTGTCATATCTGTCACACGCCCTTTTCTCCTCTTTACTGTCTCTCGCCCGTCCACGATCGTGGTCCCTGCCAAAAGAGCATGCTACGAGGAACTCAGCGGGAAGTGCATCGAAGCAGCAGAGCTCTCTGTGCAGATACTAAAACGCATGGTAGACGACCGGGGGTTGTCAAGTCGGATTTTGTTTGACTGTCATTGTATTGGGGAGGTTATGTGGATTCTGATCTTGGCCGTCCAGAAGTTGGGCAGGCCGGAGCATCAGGACATGCTCAGGTTTTGCCTCGAGACTGTAACCAGCATGGAGAGAATTGGATGGTGCGAGAAGATCTCCCCAGAATTGGAAGCGAGAATTCACGAGAGCGGTGCTTTGGAGCCACTGGTACACTTGCAAATTCAAACGAATCAACACCAGCAACAGAAGTATCCGGATGGAATCGAAGGCAGGGTCATATTTCCTCCAGAATCAGGGCCAAGTTATGTTGATGGGACTGCTGATTT TAATTTTGACGCTTCGCAATTCGACGTGTTCGAGACGCTGGACCTGGATACTCGCTCGGGGTTGATGGATATCTTCGCGGACGCTACACTGTCCGCATCACACCTCGTATTTGATATAGAGCAGCGAGAAATTTAA
- a CDS encoding uncharacterized protein (antiSMASH:Cluster_5.1~SMCOG1122:ATP-dependent RNA helicase~EggNog:ENOG410PH1T~COG:L~BUSCO:1313at33183) has protein sequence MNPNSTRKGVQTTGFQTSAEIAQSRAYSTTSFAGTKRSRSENEISTAFTSARSLLQADTGNAGHRRIGSYHLTKPIQPNKRRLVASDIHTLPDAASPEDDIATYSQRKAVSSTPGPSQHPLLSLRHPKYGLPESLVTNFEKLGVNCIYPWQASCLLGRGHLTAEKNLVYSAPTGGGKSLVADVLMLKRIIDDPHKKAILVLPYVAIVQEKLKWLRRLVEGVDKRIDALVQVDGSHPSRAKFLQSSIRVTGFFGGSKSRATWSDTDIAVCTIEKANMLVNAAIEECKIDELGVVVLDELHMLDDEHRGYLIEIMISKLMLLQQDIQIVGMSATLSNTELLAKWLHANYYISRYRPIPIQEFLVYDNLVYPAGNSKDFLRTAVVLNKSGATKTEALAARTIDKSVYKELENPIINAMVSLALETAMSGYGALVFCGSRQACHMNALIISDAMPDDSMLDSDVLEKRMDLIAGLQSLPCGLDPVFEKTVIKGVAFHHAGLTAEERDLIAEGYDMGILKVLVATCSLAAGINLPARRVILCGARMGRDLVGPAMLRQMRGRAGRKGKDEIGETFLCCTADDLEAVLDLLDAEMPAISSGLSPEKRGINRALLEAVATRLVSGREAINDYVKCSLIYQTMGEKELFSLVDSTLNELVDANLLNLRFDGSFEPTQLGQAIVASAFSPEDGLFVHDELKRALQAFVMDGEMHVFYMFAPLQSGTGVDIDWPTFRDEMNKLDDSGIRALQFMGVNPGLVNSMAQGRSSIKDTILARTYQRAYTAFQLRDLSNEVPVSAVAHKYSTPRGNVQNLSQICHGFAAGMVKFCQRMGWEMLAVVLDHMRDRLQAGARADLLELAQVTYVKSRTARLLWENGFKTLRALAEADARDLVPVLMMGQPRNGKSHQNNAKEAERLNAKLLTKAETIIGSANKLWERQMIVEIDE, from the exons ATGAACCCTAACTCGACCCGCAAGGGGGTTCAAACCACCGGGTTCCAAACATCCGCTGAGATCGCTCAAAGCCGGGCCTACTCTACAACATCGTTTGCAGGTACTAAACGATCCCGGTCTGAAAATGAGATTTCAACAGCATTCACCTCCGCTCGCTCTTTACTACAGGCGGATACGGGCAACGCGGGGCACCGACGGATAGGCTCATACCATCTCACCAAGCCTATCCAACCAAATAAGAGGCGGCTGGTGGCCAGTGACATACACACGTTACCGGATGCGGCCTCCCCAGAGGATGACATTGCAACATATTCTCAGCGTAAAGCGGTTTCTAGCACCCCTGGACCTTCGCAGCATCCACTGCTTTCTCTTCGGCATCCCAAATACGGACTGCCAGAAAGCCTGGTGACTAATTTTGAAAAATTGGGAGTAAATTGCATATATCCTTGGCAAGCGTCGTGCCTTCTTGGGCGCGGGCATCTAACGGCGGAGAAGAATCTAGTTTATAGTGCTCCGACCGGTGGAGGAAAGTCATTGGTTGCTGATGTGTTGATGTTGAAGAGGATTATTGATGATCCTCACAAGAAAGCTATTCTTGTGCTTCCGTATGTGGCCATCGTTCAGGAGAAATTGAAGTGGCTTCGCAGGTTGGTGGAAGGGGTGGACAAGCGCATAGATGCGCTTGTCCAGGTTGATGGATCACATCCTTCCCGCGCAAAGTTTCTGCAAAGCTCGATACGTGTCACGGGGTTTTTTGGAGGAAGTAAATCTAGGGCCACATGGTCGGATACGGATATCGCAGTTTGCACTATTGAAAAG GCCAACATGCTAGTAAATGCTGCCATTGAAGAATGCAAAATCGACGAACTGGGTGTCGTTGTTTTGGACGAACTTCATATGCTTGACGATGAGCATCGCGGTTATTTAATTGAGATTATGATCTCAAAGCTGATGCTGCTTCAACAGGATATCCAAATAGTTGGCATGAGTGCCACCCTGTCG AACACGGAATTGTTAGCGAAATGGCTGCATGCGAATTACTATATCTCTAGATATCGTCCGATTCCAATTCAGGAATTCCTTGTTTATGATAACCTAGTTTATCCTGCTGGAAACTCAAAGGATTTTTTGAGAACGGCAGTGGTATTGAATAAATCCGGTGCGACGAAAACTGAAGCACTTGCAGCAAGAACAATCGATAAGTCTGTATACAAAGAACTGGAGAATCCAATCATCAATGCCATGGTATCCTTGGCCTTGGAGACAGCAATGTCTGGATATGGAGCCTTGGTGTTTTGTGGCAGCCGACAAGCGTGTCACATGAATGCGCTCATCATAAGCGACGCGATGCCCGACGACTCCATGTTGGATAGCGATGTTCTAGAAAAACGGATGGACCTAATTGCCGGTCTACAGAGCCTTCCATGTGGTCTGGATCCTGTCTTCGAAAAGACGGTTATCAAAGGGGTTGCTTTTCATC ATGCCGGTTTAACCGCCGAAGAGCGAGACTTGATTGCTGAAGGCTATGACATGGGGATTCTCAAGGTGCTGGTAGCTACGTGCAGTTTGGCCGCCGGTATTAATCTCCCTGCAAGAAGAGTAATTCTATGCGGAGCTCGGATGGGGCGTGATTTGGTCGGACCTGCTATGTT GCGGCAGATGCGTGGACGAGCAGGTCGCAAGGGCAAGGATGAGATAGGAGAAACGTTTCTATGCTGCACAGCAGACGACCTCGAAGCAGTCCTTGATCTGTTAGACGCCGAAATGCCGGCTATTTCTAGCGGTCTATCTCCGGAGAAGCGAGGCATTAACAG GGCTCTGCTCGAGGCTGTTGCAACCCGTCTCGTCTCTGGACGAGAAGCGATCAATGACTACGTTAAATGCTCCCTGATCTACCAGACCATGGGAGAAAAGGAGCTATTCTCACTGGTCGATTCGACATTGAACGAGTTGGTGGACGCCAACTTGTTGAATCTGCGGTTCGATGGCTCGTTCGAACCCACGCAGCTCGGACAAGCCATCGTAGCATCTGCCTTCAGCCCTGAGGATGGTCTATTCGTCCATGACGAATTGAAACGGGCGCTGCAGGCATTCGTTATGGATGGTGAAATGCATGTATTTTATATGTTCGCTCCACTCCAATCGGGAACAGGCGTTGATATTGACTGGCCTACATTTCGCGATGAGATGAACAAACTTGACGATAGCGGGATACGGGCCCTACAATTCATGGGCGTCAACCCAGGTTTGGTGAATTCTAT GGCCCAGGGTCGCAGTAGCATTAAGGACACAATCCTCGCCCGTACGTACCAACGTGCATACACAGCCTTTCAACTGCGTGACCTCAGCAATGAAGTCCCCGTCTCCGCAGTTGCGCATAAATACTCTACGCCCCGCGGCAACGTACAGAACCTCAGTCAGATCTGCCATGGGTTTGCAGCCGGGATGGTTAAATTTTGCCAGCGAATGGGCTGGGAGATGCTAGCTGTTGTTCTTGACCACATGCGAGACCGACTTCAGGCAGGCGCGAGAGCAGATCTGTTGGAACTCGCACAGGTGACGTATGTGAAAAGCCGAACGGCGAGATTGCTATGGGAGAATGGGTTCAAAACCCTGAGAGCTTTGGCGGAGGCCGACGCGAGGGATTTAGTACCTGTGCTCATGATG GGCCAACCCCGAAATGGAAAATCTCACCAAAATAACGCAAAAGAGGCAGAGCGGTTGAATGCTAAACTTCTTACCAAAGCTGAGACTATCATTGGATCGGCGAACAAACTCTGGG AGCGCCAAATGATTGTTGAAATTGATGAATGA